In Burkholderia pseudomultivorans, the DNA window CGTTAGTCCCTGCGGATTCGTGCAAAATACTCCGCATCCGAGATGCGGAGACTTTCCCGTGGGAATCAACTTCGATTTGAACGACTTGCAGGCATTCCGCGCGGTAGTGGAAACGGGAAGCTTCCGAAAGGCCGCCGAGTCGGTCAGCATTTCCCAGCCGGCCCTGAGTCGTCGGATCGACAAGCTCGAGGAAGCGCTCGGCGTGCGACTCCTCGAGCGCACCACGCGCAGCGTGATGCTCACGGCGGTCGGCCGCGTGTTCGCGCAGAGCGCCGAACAACTGCTCGACGACCTCGACGCCGCCCTGCTCGGCATCCGCGACGTATCGTCGAGCCGGCTCGGCCATGTGACCATCGCGTGCGTTCCGTCGGTGGCCTACTACTTTCTCCCCGCCATCATCGCAAGCTATCGCCGGCGCTTTCCGCGCATCCGGGTCAAGCTGTTCGACGCGAGCGCAAACGAGGTGCTGGGGGCCGTCATCAGCGGCGAGGCCGACTTCGGCGTGAGCTTCATGGGCAGCCAGGAATCCGAGATCGAATTCAAGGTATTGCTCCAGGAGCGGTTCGTCGCCGCCTGCCGGCGCGACCATCCGCTCGCGCGCAGGAAGCGCGTGACCTGGAAAGAACTTTACGAGCACGACTACGTGTCGGTGGACAAGACTTCGGGAAACCGTCTGCTGCTCGACCAGGCGCTTGCGGCCGTGGCGCCGCCCGGGCCGAGCGTGTGCGAAGCGCGCCACGTGACCACGCTGCTCGGATTGATCGAGGCTGGGCTCGGCGTCGCCGCGGTACCGTCGATGGCAATGCCCGGGCACGACCACCCGATTCTCACGAGCGTGCCGCTCGTCGAGCCGGCCGTCAAACGACGCGTCGGAATCGTGAAGCGGCGCGGACGGCCGCTTACGCCGGCCGCCGAGGCATTTCATCGGATGATCGTCGATGCGAAGCGCGGCGGTCTCGCAGGCAGCGGTGCGTCAGTGTGACGGCAGCGGAAGCGCCACGGAGAGAGCCCTACCGCGAGCGTGGCCGGGCTGCTTGAATCGCGCTATGTGCACCTCCCGGTCGCCATGATGCTCGGCGTGATGGTCGCTTGCGCATGGCCGACGTCAGGCGCGATCCCCGAGCCCCTCGGCGGTACATTCATCGGGCTCGTCCGGATCATCGTCGCGCCGATCGTCTTTTGCACGATCGCGTCCGGCATCACGTGACTGCGATAACGGGAAGGCAGACCGATACGAGCCTTCCCGCCAACCGTCCTCAACGCGTGGAAACGGAATCCAGCCCGGTCGATTTCACGTCGGCCTGCACGTCGGGCGACGCGAGATAGTCGAGCAGCGCCTTCGCTTCCTTCGGGTGCTGCGCGCCGACCGGGATGCCGGCTGCGAAGCGCGTGACGGACTGCAATGATTCGGGAATCTTGCCGACGAACGTCGCGCCCTGCACCGGCAGCAGCTCGCTTACCTGCTGAAAGCCGATTTCGTATTCGCCGTTCGCGACGACCGACGCCACCGGAATTCGCGGAATCATCTTCGCCTTCGACTTCACCTGCTCCTCGATGCCGAGCTTCCTGAACAGCTCGCGTTCGATATACACGCCGCTCGCGCTGTCCGAATAGGCGATCGACTTCGCGTGCAGCAGCACCTGCCGGAGGCCTTCGGCAGTGCTGATGTCGGGCTTTGCCGCTCCGTCGCGCACGACCATGCCGATGCGCGAATCGGCCAACTCGACCCGCGATCCGGGGATGACCTTGCCTTGCCTGATCAACTCGTCGAGCGCGTAGCCGACCATGATGACGGCATCGGCGGGTTCTCCGCGTGCGAGCCGGTTCGGAATCGCTTCGGGCGACTTGCCCATCGACGGGCCGAGCGCTGTGTCGAGCGTATTGCCAGTCGCGGACGCGAACCGCGGGCCGAGCATCTTGTACGCGGCGGTGAAGCCGCCGGAGCTCATCACATGCAGCTCGGCGGCCTGCACGTTGGCCGCAACCGCAGCGGTAAGGACGAGCGCGGTCGCGCAGAATTTCAGCAGCAGGTTTCTCATGGTCATGGTCGTGCGAATTCCTGGGTGTTCATGAACATTCCGGATCGGGCCGGCATCAATGCGCCGGCGTCAGCGTCGCCGTGCGGGGGCGATAGAGCGCGAACGTCGCAAGCAGCGCGCACACCGCCGCGAAGCTCATCCAGTAGCCCGGTGCGGCCTTGTCGCCCGTCATGTGAATAAGCGCGGTCGAGACGGCCGGCGTGAAGCCCCCGAACACGGCCGTCGCGAGGCTGTAGGCGAGCGAGAAGCCTGCGACACGCACCTGCACGGGCATCACTTCCGTGAGCGCGACGACCATCGCCCCATTGTAGATGCCGTACATGAACGAGAGCCACAGCAGGACGAGCAGCATGTTGACGAACGACGGGGCGTGCGCGAGCAGCGACAGCGCCGGATAGGCGGTCACGATGGCAAGCGCCGTCATGCCGACCAGCAGCGGCCGGCGGCCGAGCCGGTCGGACAGCGCACCGCCGATCGGCAGCCACACGAAATTCGACACGCCGACGCAGAGCGTCACCAGCAGGCTGTCGGCGGTGCTCAGATGCAACACCGTCTTGCCGAAGGTCGGCGCGTAGACCGTGATCAGATAGAAACTCGTGGTGGTCATCGCGACCAGCATCATGCCGGCGACCACGACGCCCCGGTTCTGAACCAGCGTACCGAACACCTCCTTCATGCCCGGACGATGCCTGCGCGTCTTGAACGCTTCGGTCTCCTCCAGATTACGGCGCAGCATGAAGATGAACGGCACGATCATGCAGCCGACGAAGAACGGTACGCGCCATCCCCACGCGGCGATCGCCGATGCGCTCAGCCACTGATTGAGCGCGAAGCCGAGGCCCGCTGCGATGACGATCGCGACCTGCTGGCTGGCGGACTGCCAGCTCGTGAAAAAGCCCTTGCGGCCGGGAGTCGCCAGCTCGGCGAGATAGACCGATACGCCGCCCAGCTCGGCGCCGGCGGAGAAGCCCTGCAGCAGCCGCCCGATCAGCACGAGCCCGGGCGCCAGCAGCCCGATCGTCGCGTAGCCCGGCACGAACGCGATCAGGATGGTGCCGCTCGCCATGATGGACAGCGTGACGATCAAGCCCTTGCGGCGGCCGACCTCGTCGATGTACGCGCCGAGCACGATTGCGCCCAGCGGCCGCATCAGGAAGCCGGCGCCGAACACCGCGAAGGTCATCATCAACGATGCGAATTCGCTTTGCGCGGGAAAGAAGACATGGGCGATCTGCGTGGCGTAGAAGCCGAACAGGAAGAAGTCGAACTGCTCGAGAAAGTTGCCGGCCGTGACGCGAAAGATCGCGGCGGCCTTGGAACGTTCGGCCGGAAGGCTGGACGAGGGGTGCATCGGGGTGTCTCCTGAAAAACCTGAAATACGCGGGAGGGGGCTGGTCGATTGTCGTTTCCCGGAATGTTCGCCCGACGTCGATCAAACGATAAGTGCAATTTTTGGAAGGATTGATGCAGGGCGGCTATCAATCGGGACGGGCCTCGATGCGCCGACGCGCCCGGAATCCCTTTGACGCGCACGAAACAAAAAACCCGCGAAGCCTTGCGGCATCGCGGGTTTCGGGATTTCCTCGGATAAGCCTGGAAACGAATCTGGTGGGCCCGGCGGGGTTCGAACCCGTAGAAGCGGGGATGCTAGGGGTTCACAAGGGGATAAGTAGTTGATTCATATAGAAACGGCGTTCGTTCCATTCCCCTGAGATTCCCCTATTCCTCCCTGAATTCCTCCCCGGCATTTGCAACCAGAGAGTTAGCGGCGGCCGGCTCGGCCGCCATGTCCTCGGCTGGATAGAGCTGCAGCATCGCGCGTGCGGCTTCGAGGTTCGGCGTCGTGAGCCATTCCTCCCAGTCGTCCGGCCGTAGGATCACGACCGATCGCTTCTCCTCGCCGGGCCGGTGCATGCGCTTCATGATCGGATGCTCGTCTCCGTTGACCGTGATCATCGCCATCGTATGCCGCTCGGCGCCGTCCGGATACTGCAGCGTCCGCCAGATGCCAGCGACGCAGAGCGGCCGCCAGCCGGCGAGCCCGATTCGGTACCGGATATGCTTCCCCGTCTCCCAGTTCGGCTCGTAGATCCACTTCGCCGGAATCAAGCAGCGCCGCCCCGCGCGCCACGCCGGCGCGTACAGCGGCGACTGCCCAAGGTTATCATCGCGCACGTTCATCGTGCGGCGCATGATCGGCGGCTTGCGCCCCTGCGCCTTCGCTTTCTCGATGTTGGCCTTCTGAAGCGCACGCGGCCAGAAACCAAACCCGGCGATCAATGGCTTGAACTGCCCGTCGACGTAGCCGACGATCGGCGCGTCATAGTCCTGGTAGATCTCCGGCTTCCAAGGCGTCCAGCGGTACAGGTCACGGAAATTGTCGATCTTCAGTTCGTTCAGGCCCGGATCCTCGCCCGGCGCGTAGTAGTTCGTACACACTCGCTGGCCCCTCCAAAAACTGAATCACCGGTTCGAAGGAAGCAGATCGAAATCGTCCGGCGGCTCCCCTTCCGGAGGAAACGAAACCTGCTCGATCGGCATGACCGGACCGCTCAACCACTCGTCCAGTGCGGTGCATACGATGTCATACGCCTCGTCAAACGCCGAACCCTCCGGTTGGCCAGGGGCATCAGGAAACCGGCTTCGGCCAATTTCCACCATCCCCGAGTCCAGATACCCATACTTGCCGAGCTGGCCGTCTTTGCAAAG includes these proteins:
- a CDS encoding substrate-binding domain-containing protein translates to MRNLLLKFCATALVLTAAVAANVQAAELHVMSSGGFTAAYKMLGPRFASATGNTLDTALGPSMGKSPEAIPNRLARGEPADAVIMVGYALDELIRQGKVIPGSRVELADSRIGMVVRDGAAKPDISTAEGLRQVLLHAKSIAYSDSASGVYIERELFRKLGIEEQVKSKAKMIPRIPVASVVANGEYEIGFQQVSELLPVQGATFVGKIPESLQSVTRFAAGIPVGAQHPKEAKALLDYLASPDVQADVKSTGLDSVSTR
- a CDS encoding MFS transporter, which encodes MHPSSSLPAERSKAAAIFRVTAGNFLEQFDFFLFGFYATQIAHVFFPAQSEFASLMMTFAVFGAGFLMRPLGAIVLGAYIDEVGRRKGLIVTLSIMASGTILIAFVPGYATIGLLAPGLVLIGRLLQGFSAGAELGGVSVYLAELATPGRKGFFTSWQSASQQVAIVIAAGLGFALNQWLSASAIAAWGWRVPFFVGCMIVPFIFMLRRNLEETEAFKTRRHRPGMKEVFGTLVQNRGVVVAGMMLVAMTTTSFYLITVYAPTFGKTVLHLSTADSLLVTLCVGVSNFVWLPIGGALSDRLGRRPLLVGMTALAIVTAYPALSLLAHAPSFVNMLLVLLWLSFMYGIYNGAMVVALTEVMPVQVRVAGFSLAYSLATAVFGGFTPAVSTALIHMTGDKAAPGYWMSFAAVCALLATFALYRPRTATLTPAH
- a CDS encoding cation:dicarboxylate symporter family transporter, yielding MAGLLESRYVHLPVAMMLGVMVACAWPTSGAIPEPLGGTFIGLVRIIVAPIVFCTIASGIT
- a CDS encoding LysR family transcriptional regulator produces the protein MGINFDLNDLQAFRAVVETGSFRKAAESVSISQPALSRRIDKLEEALGVRLLERTTRSVMLTAVGRVFAQSAEQLLDDLDAALLGIRDVSSSRLGHVTIACVPSVAYYFLPAIIASYRRRFPRIRVKLFDASANEVLGAVISGEADFGVSFMGSQESEIEFKVLLQERFVAACRRDHPLARRKRVTWKELYEHDYVSVDKTSGNRLLLDQALAAVAPPGPSVCEARHVTTLLGLIEAGLGVAAVPSMAMPGHDHPILTSVPLVEPAVKRRVGIVKRRGRPLTPAAEAFHRMIVDAKRGGLAGSGASV
- a CDS encoding SOS response-associated peptidase family protein, whose product is MCTNYYAPGEDPGLNELKIDNFRDLYRWTPWKPEIYQDYDAPIVGYVDGQFKPLIAGFGFWPRALQKANIEKAKAQGRKPPIMRRTMNVRDDNLGQSPLYAPAWRAGRRCLIPAKWIYEPNWETGKHIRYRIGLAGWRPLCVAGIWRTLQYPDGAERHTMAMITVNGDEHPIMKRMHRPGEEKRSVVILRPDDWEEWLTTPNLEAARAMLQLYPAEDMAAEPAAANSLVANAGEEFREE